A genomic window from Triticum urartu cultivar G1812 chromosome 7, Tu2.1, whole genome shotgun sequence includes:
- the LOC125519550 gene encoding histidine-containing phosphotransfer protein 2-like, translating into MAVVALRGQLNTLVTSILAMGSGMLDEYFQYLQSMDEDGSSAQGLVAEVINLFIASANRILNDITGLLNQPVIDVNKVDDLVHQLKWCISSDYEAIEWAFKYWIGLSTVEASKITLFNFLQKENDNIVIVHGAAVEEHGYAKLAVFFNKKHVLPYGFWTTE; encoded by the exons ATGGCGGTTGTCGCGCTTAGGGGCCAGCTGAACACCCTTGTCACATCCATATTGGCCATGGGTAGT GGTATGCTGGACGAGTATTTCCAGTACTTGCAGTCGATGGACGAGGATGGTAGCTCAGCACAAGGCCTGGTCGCCGAGGTCATCAACCTCTTCATCGCCAGCGCCAACAGGATCCTCAACGACATCACCGGCCTGCT GAACCAGCCTGTGATAGACGTCAACAAGGTGGACGACCTGGTGCATCAGCTCAAGTGGTGCATCAGTTCA GATTACGAGGCTATAGAATGGGCCTTCAAGTACTGGATTGGCCTGTCAACGGTGGAGGCATCAAAGATAACTTTATTCAACTTCCTCCAAAAAGAAAATGATAATATTGTTATAGTCCACGGTGCAGCTGTTGAAGAACATGGCTATGCTAAACTAGCAGTCTTTTTCAACAAAAAGCACGTGCTACCCTACGGATTTTGGACAACGGAATGA